Proteins from one Salvelinus namaycush isolate Seneca chromosome 34, SaNama_1.0, whole genome shotgun sequence genomic window:
- the LOC120028279 gene encoding transcription factor RelB-like isoform X1, with product MRNMSVQNCTATNDLDIIQEVISADREFPCQAQSRFCLPRPPHPPVDPEIQAQNHRAMPRHTPSLTPPVLVPRGTTSRPSCFFPQPQHHSSTRDMAAPHPTRGVSNRRGRGSSSSGTSRGPDSPSRQAQTDTDLLEQILERPNLAVVEQPKERGMRFRYECEGRSAGSILGASSGDSNKTLPAIELQGPIQNIKKVMVTVSLVTKDYPYRPHPHCLVGKDCADGTGICVICLNPHSNRRHSFANLGIQCVRRKELDASLEKRRNQKIDPFKTGHSKSIEDMDMNVVRLCFQCELEWEDGKKDFLNPIVSNPVYDKKATTTSELKINRLNIVKGPCTGKTEIYMLCDKVQKDDIEIIFKRGSWEAKAEFAQTDVHRQIAIVFKTPSYQEQDVGEEVEVDVLLRRLSDHMDSDPVTFTYQPDNTDPYEVKRKRKIKSDIGFTERSCVAVQNVAAAEASTSQPFEPFTFSPAESQLVPEELHPPAQSGASTMGEIHYNDLQEDNFFNEDMSPDDINILSRILFSDPGLLGFGQELNSNFTPGVMDMNFNFNQGGSGQDLGYYNDLQFNQLVNENQASPMDLLPLLLRGSAPQDQGQCDNEGSDLAQVKTEGDL from the exons ATGAGAAACATGAGTGTTCAAAACTGCACTGCAA CAAATGACTTGG ACATCATTCAGGAGGTGATCTCTGCAGACCGAGAGTTTCCCTGTCAGGCCCAGTCTCGTTTCTGCCTCCCCAGACCTCCTCATCCCCCTGTAGACCCTGAGATCCAGGCCCAGAACCACAGGGCCATGCCCAGGCATACCCCCTCCTTGACGCCCCCAGTACTGGTGCCAAGGGGCACGACCTCCAGG CCGTCCTGCTTCTTCCCTCAGCCCCAGCACCACTCTAGCACCAGAGATATGGCAGCACCTCACCCCACTCGTGGGGTCTCAAACCGACGAGGACGTGGGTCCTCTAGTTCAGGGACTTCCAGGGGGCCAGATAGTCCTTCTCGACAGGCCCAGACAGACACAGATCTGCTGGAGCAGATCCTGGAGAGGCCCAACCTGGCTGTGGTGGAGCAGCCCAAAGAGAGAGGCATGAGATTCCGTTATGAGTGTGAGGGCCGCTCGGCCGGGAGCATCCTAGGGGCCTCCAGTGGGGACTCCAACAAGACCCTGCCTGCTATAGAG CTCCAGGGTCCCATTCAGAACATTAAAAAAGTGATGGTCACTGTTTCCCTGGTGACCAAAGACTACCCGTACCGCCCACACCCCCACTGCCTAGTGGGTAAAGACTGTGCTGACGGTACCGGAATCTGTGTCATCTGCTTAAACCCTCACAGCAACCGACGTCACAG TTTCGCTAACCTGGGCATCCAGTGTGTAAGGAGGAAGGAGCTGGATGCCTCACTCGAGAAGAGACGGAATCAGAAGATCGACCCCTTTAAAA CGGGCCACTCTAAAAGCATCGAGGACATGGACATGAACGTGGTGCGGCTGTGTTTCCAGTGTGAGCTGGAGTGGGAGGATGGAAAGAAGGACTTCCTGAACCCCATAGTGTCCAACCCCGTCTATGACAAGA aggCGACCACCACATCTGAGTTGAAGATCAACCGTCTGAACATTGTTAAAGGGCCATGCACCGGCAAGACTGAGATCTACATGCTCTGCGACAAAGTCCAGAAAG ACGACATAGAGATCATCTTCAAGAGGGGGTCTTGGGAAGCCAAGGCGGAGTTTGCCCAGACGGACGTCCACCGGCAGATCGCTATCGTGTTCAAGACCCCGTCCTACCAGGAACAGGATGTGGGGGAGGAAGTGGAAGTAGATGTCCTCCTGCGTCGTCTCTCGGACCACATGGACAGTGACCCCGTCACGTTTACCTACCAGCCCGACAACACAG ATCCATATGAAGTGAAGCGGAAGAGGAAGATAAAGTCGGACATCGGCTTCACAGAGAGGTCCTGTGTGGCAG TTCAAAATGTGGCTGCAGCAGAAGCCTCCACCTCTCAGCCATTCGAGCCGTTCACCTTCTCCCCAGCAGAGAGCCAGCTGGTCCCGGAAGAGTTGCATCCTCCTGCCCAGTCTGGGGCCTCCACCATGGGGGAGATCCACTACAATGACCTCCAGGAGGACAACTTCTTCAATGAGGACATGAGCCCAGACGACATCAATATACTGTCTCGGATTCTGTTCAGTGACCCTGGCCTCCTTGGCTTTGGCCAGGAGCTCAACTCCAACTTCACCCCAGGCGTCATGGACATGAACTTTAACTTCAACCagggtgggtctgggcaggactTGGGCTACTATAACGACCTGCAGTTCAACCAGCTGGTCAACGAGAATCAAGCCTCTCCGATGGACCTCCTCCCACTGTTACTCCGCGGCTCCGCCCCTCAGGACCAGGGCCAGTGTGATAACGAGGGGAGTGATTTGGCCCAGGTAAAGACAGAGGGGGACCTATGA
- the LOC120028279 gene encoding transcription factor RelB-like isoform X2, translated as MPRHTPSLTPPVLVPRGTTSRPSCFFPQPQHHSSTRDMAAPHPTRGVSNRRGRGSSSSGTSRGPDSPSRQAQTDTDLLEQILERPNLAVVEQPKERGMRFRYECEGRSAGSILGASSGDSNKTLPAIELQGPIQNIKKVMVTVSLVTKDYPYRPHPHCLVGKDCADGTGICVICLNPHSNRRHSFANLGIQCVRRKELDASLEKRRNQKIDPFKTGHSKSIEDMDMNVVRLCFQCELEWEDGKKDFLNPIVSNPVYDKKATTTSELKINRLNIVKGPCTGKTEIYMLCDKVQKDDIEIIFKRGSWEAKAEFAQTDVHRQIAIVFKTPSYQEQDVGEEVEVDVLLRRLSDHMDSDPVTFTYQPDNTDPYEVKRKRKIKSDIGFTERSCVAVQNVAAAEASTSQPFEPFTFSPAESQLVPEELHPPAQSGASTMGEIHYNDLQEDNFFNEDMSPDDINILSRILFSDPGLLGFGQELNSNFTPGVMDMNFNFNQGGSGQDLGYYNDLQFNQLVNENQASPMDLLPLLLRGSAPQDQGQCDNEGSDLAQVKTEGDL; from the exons ATGCCCAGGCATACCCCCTCCTTGACGCCCCCAGTACTGGTGCCAAGGGGCACGACCTCCAGG CCGTCCTGCTTCTTCCCTCAGCCCCAGCACCACTCTAGCACCAGAGATATGGCAGCACCTCACCCCACTCGTGGGGTCTCAAACCGACGAGGACGTGGGTCCTCTAGTTCAGGGACTTCCAGGGGGCCAGATAGTCCTTCTCGACAGGCCCAGACAGACACAGATCTGCTGGAGCAGATCCTGGAGAGGCCCAACCTGGCTGTGGTGGAGCAGCCCAAAGAGAGAGGCATGAGATTCCGTTATGAGTGTGAGGGCCGCTCGGCCGGGAGCATCCTAGGGGCCTCCAGTGGGGACTCCAACAAGACCCTGCCTGCTATAGAG CTCCAGGGTCCCATTCAGAACATTAAAAAAGTGATGGTCACTGTTTCCCTGGTGACCAAAGACTACCCGTACCGCCCACACCCCCACTGCCTAGTGGGTAAAGACTGTGCTGACGGTACCGGAATCTGTGTCATCTGCTTAAACCCTCACAGCAACCGACGTCACAG TTTCGCTAACCTGGGCATCCAGTGTGTAAGGAGGAAGGAGCTGGATGCCTCACTCGAGAAGAGACGGAATCAGAAGATCGACCCCTTTAAAA CGGGCCACTCTAAAAGCATCGAGGACATGGACATGAACGTGGTGCGGCTGTGTTTCCAGTGTGAGCTGGAGTGGGAGGATGGAAAGAAGGACTTCCTGAACCCCATAGTGTCCAACCCCGTCTATGACAAGA aggCGACCACCACATCTGAGTTGAAGATCAACCGTCTGAACATTGTTAAAGGGCCATGCACCGGCAAGACTGAGATCTACATGCTCTGCGACAAAGTCCAGAAAG ACGACATAGAGATCATCTTCAAGAGGGGGTCTTGGGAAGCCAAGGCGGAGTTTGCCCAGACGGACGTCCACCGGCAGATCGCTATCGTGTTCAAGACCCCGTCCTACCAGGAACAGGATGTGGGGGAGGAAGTGGAAGTAGATGTCCTCCTGCGTCGTCTCTCGGACCACATGGACAGTGACCCCGTCACGTTTACCTACCAGCCCGACAACACAG ATCCATATGAAGTGAAGCGGAAGAGGAAGATAAAGTCGGACATCGGCTTCACAGAGAGGTCCTGTGTGGCAG TTCAAAATGTGGCTGCAGCAGAAGCCTCCACCTCTCAGCCATTCGAGCCGTTCACCTTCTCCCCAGCAGAGAGCCAGCTGGTCCCGGAAGAGTTGCATCCTCCTGCCCAGTCTGGGGCCTCCACCATGGGGGAGATCCACTACAATGACCTCCAGGAGGACAACTTCTTCAATGAGGACATGAGCCCAGACGACATCAATATACTGTCTCGGATTCTGTTCAGTGACCCTGGCCTCCTTGGCTTTGGCCAGGAGCTCAACTCCAACTTCACCCCAGGCGTCATGGACATGAACTTTAACTTCAACCagggtgggtctgggcaggactTGGGCTACTATAACGACCTGCAGTTCAACCAGCTGGTCAACGAGAATCAAGCCTCTCCGATGGACCTCCTCCCACTGTTACTCCGCGGCTCCGCCCCTCAGGACCAGGGCCAGTGTGATAACGAGGGGAGTGATTTGGCCCAGGTAAAGACAGAGGGGGACCTATGA